The Bos mutus isolate GX-2022 chromosome 7, NWIPB_WYAK_1.1, whole genome shotgun sequence genome window below encodes:
- the PDLIM4 gene encoding PDZ and LIM domain protein 4 isoform X1 produces MPHSVTLRGPSPWGFRLVGGRDFSVPLTISRVHAGSKAALAALCPGDLIQAINGESTELMTHLEAQNRIKGCRDHLTLSVSRPEGRSWPSTPEDNKAQAHRIHIDSEAQDGSPLTSRRPSATGLGPEDGRPGLGSPYGQSPRLPVPHNGSNSEATLLAQMGALHVSPPHSTDPARGLPRSRDCGVDLGSEVYRMLREPAEPAAAEPKQSGSFRYLQGMLEAGEGGERPGPGGPRNLKPTASKLGAPLSGLQGLPECTRCGHGIVGTIVKARDKLYHPECFMCSDCGLNLKQRGYFFLDERLYCESHAKARVKPPEGYDVVAVYPNAKVELV; encoded by the exons GTCCATGCTGGTAGCAAGGCTGCCCTggctgccctgtgccctggagacctGATCCAGGCCATCAATGGTGAGAGTACAGAGCTCATGACACACCTGGAAGCCCAGAACCGCATCAAGGGCTGCCGTGACCACCTCACACTGTCCGTGAGCAG GCCTGAAGGCAGGAGCTGGCCCAGTACCCCAGAGGACAACAAGGCTCAGGCACACAGGATCCACATCGACTCCGAGGCCCAG gATGGCAGTCCACTGACAAGCAGGCGGCCCTCAGCCACCGGCCTTGGGCCAGAAGACGGCAGGCCAGGCTTGGGATCTCCTTACGGGCAGTCACCTCGCCTCCCAGTCCCTCACAATGGCAGCAACAGTGAGGCTACTTTACTGGCCCAGATGGGTGCCCTGCACGTGTCTCCACCCCACAG CACTGACCCAGCCAGAGGCCTTCCGAGAAGTCGCGACTGCGGAGTCGACCTGGGCTCAGAGGTGTACAGGATGCTTCGGGAGCCAGCCGAGCCTGCAGCTGCGGAGCCCAAGCAGTCAGGCTCCTTCCGCTATTTGCAGGGCATGCTGGAGGCGGGCGAGGGCG GGGAACGGCCCGGGCCTGGCGGTCCTCGGAACCTCAAGCCCACGGCCAGCAAGCTAGGCGCTCCGCTGAGTGGCCTGCAGGGGCTGCCCGAATGCACGCGCTGCGGCCACGGCATCGT GGGCACTATCGTCAAGGCGCGGGACAAACTCTACCACCCCGAGTGCTTCATGTGCAGCGACTGCGGCCTGAACCTCAAACAGCGCGGTTACTTCTTTCTGGACGAGCGGCTCTACTGCGAGAGCCACGCCAAGGCGCGCGTCAAGCCTCCCGAGGGCTACGACGTGGTGGCGGTGTACCCTAATGCCAAGGTGGAACTCGTCTGA